Genomic segment of Candidatus Tanganyikabacteria bacterium:
TGAACGGCGCCAGCATCCGCCTGGTTACCGGTGATTACCTCAATGTCACTCAGGTCGGGGCGCTCGAGCGGCTCCTTGATTGGGCTGCCCGCTACTCGGCGCTGGGCCTGAGCCCCGAATCTGGCGCCGGGGTCCTTGCCGAACTGCCCGAGTCGATCCGCCCAGGGTCACTGGAGGTCCGCGTGGTGGAGGTGGCGAAGCTGGACGCTGAGGGGGAGTCCTTCCACCCGAAGTCCTGGCGATTCGAGGGCGACGGCTTGGCCACTGCTTTCGTGGGCAGCAGCAACCTTTCGTTGACGGCGCTCCGGGGCGGCATCGAGTGGAATCTCCGGGTGGACCGGGCGCGCGACGCCGTCGCGTATCGAGCGGTGGTCAGCGCGTTCGAGGCCCTCTGGACGATCTCTTCCCCGCTGACGGCCGAGTGGGTCGCCGACTACGCCAGGCGAGCCCGCCGCGCGCATCTGCCGCTGCCAACCGGTGAAGTGGCCGAGGAGCGTGATCCGGGTGTCCCGACGCCGAACCCGATCCAGGCCGAGGCCCTGTCCGAGCTGGCGCGGGCGCGCCGGACCGGGAATCGCCGCGGCCTGGTCGTTCTCGCGACGGGACTGGGCAAGACCTGGCTCGCCGCGTTCGACGTGCGGCAGATGGCGCGGGAGCTGGGGCGATTCCCCCGAGTCCTGTTCATCGCGCACCGAGAGGAATTGCTCGTGCAGGCCGCCCGGACCTTGCGCATCCTGGCGCACTCCGAGAGCATCGACCCGAAGTTGACCTGGTGCGCGGGGGAGCGGGAAGACCTGTCGGGCGATATCGCGATGGCCTCCGTCCAGAAACTCGCACGACCCGCCGTGCTCGCCCGGATCGACCCGGAAGCGTTCGACTACGTGGTCGTCGATGAAGCGCACCATGCGCACGCTCCGAGCTACCGCCGGGTCCTCGGCCGGCTCTTGCCGAAGTTCATGCTGGGCCTGACCGCCACACCCGACCGGGCGGACGAAGGCGACATCCTGGCCCTGCTGGATGGAAACCTCCTCTTTCGAGCGGATCTCGGGAAGGGAATCCGATCGGCGCTTCTGGCACCGTTTGCCTACTTCGGACTCAAGGACACCGTCGATTACGAGAACATCCCATGGCGCAACCACCGCTTCGACCCGGAAGCCCTGGCCCGTGCCGTCGAGAAGGAGGCACGGATGGAACGGATGTGGGAAGCCTGGCAGGACCACCCGGCCTCGCGAACGCTGGTCTTCTGCTGCTCGATCGCACATGCGAATTTCGTCCGCAACTGGCTGAAGTCCAGGGGGCTGCGGGTCGAAGCCGTCTTTTCGGGTCCCGGTTCGGGGCACCGGCAATCGGCACTTGCCGCGCTCGCCCTGGGAGATCTTGACGCAATCTGCTCGGTCGATTTGTTCAACGAGGGCGTGGACGTCCCGCTCGTAGACCGGGTCGTGATGCTGCGGCCGACCGAATCACCCATCGTCTTCTTGCAACAGCTTGGCCGCGGCTTGCGGAGGGCGGACGGCAAGGAACGCCTGGTCGTCATCGATTTCGTCGGGAACCACCGAACCTTTCTGTTCAAGGTACGCCAGCTCGTGTCGCTGGCCGAGAAGGCCACGCCGTTGCGTGAGTATCTGGCTGGCCACGGTGAGCCGGTGATGCCGCCCGGCTGCTCGATCGAGGTCGAGGTCGAGGCGAAAGAGGAGCTGATCCGCTACCTGGGAGCGGGCGGTTCCGAGGTCGAGCGCTTCTTCGACGAGCTGTGCGACTCGCGGGAAGTCCGCCCGACGGCCTCGGAGCTGCTGCACCTGGGCTATCTGCCCAGCACGCTGCGCGGGACGCACGGCGACTGGTTCGGGTTCCTCGAGGCCAAGGGGCGGCTTGCTCCCGGGGAGGTTGGCGCCCACGAGCTGGCCAGGGCCTGGTTCGAAGAACTCGAGATCACGCCGATGACAAAGTCGTTCAAGATGATCACGCTCAAGGCGCTGCTCGACGCCGACGCGATCTTCTCGGGGCTTCCGCTAGCCGACCTCGCCCGCAGCAGCCATGCCGTCCTGGCACGCTTGCCCGACCTCCTCGAGGACCTGGCGGGCGTCAAGGAGATCGCCGATCCGGCCTCGCCGGACCCCAAGGCCTGGCAGGCCTACTGGCGCAAGAACCCCGTGGCCGCCTGGACCGAGAAGGGCAGATGGTTCGCACTGGAGGGGGATCGTTTCATCAGCCGGCTCCCCGAGCCGCCGGACGACGAAATGCGCGAGGCATTTGTCGCAATGACTTCCGAGCTGGTGGAGTACCGCCTGGCGCTGTATCGCCGGCGCCGGCAAGAGGATGAGGCGGGAGCGTCATTCGAGTGCAATCTCATCCACGCCGGCGATCGGCCAATCCTGAAGCTCCCGAGCAAAGCGAAGCGATCGGACCTTCCGCAAGGAGAAACGTCCGTCTCGCTTCCCGACGGCCGGGCCTGGGTCTTCCGGTTTGCCAAGGAATACTGCAACGTGGGGCATCCGCCAGGCGATCCGCGAAACGCGCTACCTGACCTGATGCGCGAATGGTTCGGCCTATCTGCCGGCAAACCGGGCACCAACTTCAAGGTCCGTTTCTCGCGCATCAGCGGAGGCTGGGCCATCGCCCCCATGGGGATCGAGACGGCGCGGCCCCAGTCGCAGCGGGCCATCCCGTTCTTCGTGGACCTCAAGGCGGCCGCCGGCTTCGACGGGTCCGCGTCTTCGGCGTTGGGATCCGAGTTGCGGGAAGTGCCTTTGCCTGGGAGCCTGGACTGCCTGTTCGCCGTGCGGGCCTACGGCGACTCGATGAACGGCGGGCCGGAGCCCATCTCCGACGGCGACTGGCTTGTATTCCGGTTGGCGAGGGGCAGCGCCTTGTCAGCGTGGAAGGGTCGCGTTTGCTTGTTCGACCTGCGCACGTCCGAGGGCCCCGACGGCCAGTATGCCGTCAAGCGGCTGCAGTTCGATCGCGGGGAAACCATCCTGGCCTCGGATTCACCGAACGTCCCACCTCGGCCGGCGCCCCCCGGCGCCGAGGTCATCGGTACGCTCTTCAAGAATCTCGGAAGCGATCCGGTCCACGATCGCTAGAGCGGGCGGGAGCCACGCCGGCCCAATCGGCTCGAGAATGAAGCAAGCGTGTCCGGAAACTGACAAGGGGACACCAGGTAGAGTTCGATCTCGAAAACCAGAATGCGCCCTGCGGCGTTCAGGCACGCCGAGGCGCTCAGCCAGCTCCACGGCACGCTGATAGCGCCGCTCACTCGACCTGGCCCCGGCTTACGTCCGCGGCCCCGTGCCTCACGTACGCGCTGATAGCGGCGCTCAAATGACCTGGCGCCTATCGGACGCAGGCACGGAGGCCTGCGCCACCGATGCAACGGGTGGGGCCGGCCTCCGTGCCGGCCGCGATGCCGGAGCGAAGTCATCAGAGCCGCGCTATGAGTACGCTGCGGCCCGGGGCCTGTGGGCGCGCGCGGGGCGAGGCCGATTGAGCGGCGCTATGACATCCGATGTTCTGGCGCTCGGCTTTGCTGTCGAAGGTCGCAGGATCCCCGTTTCCAAAGGACAACCTGCGGTTGAAGGTTGACCAGGCCGGTGGCATTGGACGACTCGGCGATGCCGCGCTGTCAACCGATTACTCTCCCTGAACTGCGACATCGAGTGGCTGCCCGGCGAGGATCGCCGGTTTCAGGCTGGGTGAATCTTTCGGCAGCTCCTGGCGTTGGTGGGAGATCATTCCCGGGCGCGATGGCCTGGGGCGCCCCCGCTCGATCTTGGCGAGGAAGACAAGTCGCTCGATTGCGTCTTCAGCGTGGCGTCGGCGGGCAGCTTCTTGATCGCGTCGAGGACCTTCTGCTTGGCAGTGCTACCTGACATCGCGCCCTCCACTGCGCCACGGCACCAGGCATGGCAAGACGAACGTACTACTTACGAAGGCGCCGTTCAATCTCTCGGCGCGGCCTTGGATTGACAGGTAGAGGGCACTGGTGACCGCGATACGACCGCGAGCGCAAGTTGACTCCCGCCTAACGGCCGGGATATCCTTACCCGGTAAGGAAGGCGAAGGTGGCTAGTTCGCGTGTGAAGGTGACCGGCAAGCGGCAGATCACGCTGCCTATCGCCGTGTGCCAGGCGTTAGGTATCGAGCGTG
This window contains:
- a CDS encoding DEAD/DEAH box helicase family protein, which produces MPFDEIPQSEWVAWNELAFAIRDRYPVSPGHSLVITKRRVPTWFDATRAERLAVLDLIDEVKQKLDAQLSPVPDGYNVGFNAGEAAGQSVAHLHVHVIPRYLGDMDDPRGGVRHVIPWKGKYPDPALKPLSTGGPDAFWDHIWPLFPRSRDIAILTAFVMDSGIGFIEHALDLALLNGASIRLVTGDYLNVTQVGALERLLDWAARYSALGLSPESGAGVLAELPESIRPGSLEVRVVEVAKLDAEGESFHPKSWRFEGDGLATAFVGSSNLSLTALRGGIEWNLRVDRARDAVAYRAVVSAFEALWTISSPLTAEWVADYARRARRAHLPLPTGEVAEERDPGVPTPNPIQAEALSELARARRTGNRRGLVVLATGLGKTWLAAFDVRQMARELGRFPRVLFIAHREELLVQAARTLRILAHSESIDPKLTWCAGEREDLSGDIAMASVQKLARPAVLARIDPEAFDYVVVDEAHHAHAPSYRRVLGRLLPKFMLGLTATPDRADEGDILALLDGNLLFRADLGKGIRSALLAPFAYFGLKDTVDYENIPWRNHRFDPEALARAVEKEARMERMWEAWQDHPASRTLVFCCSIAHANFVRNWLKSRGLRVEAVFSGPGSGHRQSALAALALGDLDAICSVDLFNEGVDVPLVDRVVMLRPTESPIVFLQQLGRGLRRADGKERLVVIDFVGNHRTFLFKVRQLVSLAEKATPLREYLAGHGEPVMPPGCSIEVEVEAKEELIRYLGAGGSEVERFFDELCDSREVRPTASELLHLGYLPSTLRGTHGDWFGFLEAKGRLAPGEVGAHELARAWFEELEITPMTKSFKMITLKALLDADAIFSGLPLADLARSSHAVLARLPDLLEDLAGVKEIADPASPDPKAWQAYWRKNPVAAWTEKGRWFALEGDRFISRLPEPPDDEMREAFVAMTSELVEYRLALYRRRRQEDEAGASFECNLIHAGDRPILKLPSKAKRSDLPQGETSVSLPDGRAWVFRFAKEYCNVGHPPGDPRNALPDLMREWFGLSAGKPGTNFKVRFSRISGGWAIAPMGIETARPQSQRAIPFFVDLKAAAGFDGSASSALGSELREVPLPGSLDCLFAVRAYGDSMNGGPEPISDGDWLVFRLARGSALSAWKGRVCLFDLRTSEGPDGQYAVKRLQFDRGETILASDSPNVPPRPAPPGAEVIGTLFKNLGSDPVHDR